The Laspinema palackyanum D2c DNA segment AGAGAAGATTTCTAGTAGGTTTACCGGCTTTGGAGGGCTTACCGGGGTCCGAGGGGTTGCCATCCTCGGCGATCGCCTGGGGTTCCACTGCTTGACCCTGTTCTCCTGGGGCTAAACTGAGGGGAGTCCCTGGAAGAACAGTGGGGTGTGAACGGTCAACCCCGGGGCGATCGCCGCCAGTTTCCGGGGGTAAATCCCTTGATTTTCGCGGTTGGTTCCCGGTTGCACTCCCGAATTTCTTGGAGATATTTTTGAGCTTGGAAATAAATTTAGCCACGTCAACTCCTCTCACCGCCATCTACCGCCAGTATTGGGTTTTATTTTAGAGCTTGGGTTCAATATTTGCACTAAAATACACCAAGGTTAATTTGTTAGCCGGAACCTCGGAAGTTCCGGCAGGCTTCTAGGACAGGGATTTCTAGCGATCGCCCCTACCTAAATAATATTGGCATGACCGATCGCCAGGGCCGTCACCAACATTCCCAACACCAAAAATGGCTGGGCTGATGCCTGGTATTTAACATCATTTTCCAAAGGATTCCGCAGAAAATACATATCCTGGAAGGTAATTTGCGGAATCACCAGCAAAATCAGGATCGCCGCATACAGGTTTTGGTGAATCGAAATCAGATATCCCGCGATTCCCAATTGGAAGATATCAATCATCAGGACACAGATCCAAGCGGCAGTCCCGACGCCAAACATCACAGGTAAGGATTGCAAACCCAGTTGTTTATCCCCTTCAACGCTTTTAAAGTCATTGACGATCGCAATTCCCAATCCCGCCATACTGTAAATCAGGGTGATCACCATGATTTTGGGTCCAATTTCCCCGAATAGGGCTTGTCCCGCCCACCAAGGTAGGGCAATATAACTGGCACCTAGGGCATAGTTTCCTAACCAGCCGTTTTTCTTCAGTTTCAGAGGCGGTGCAGAATAAATGTAAGAAACAAAGGAACCAGCGACTGCCAAGACGGTAATGGTGGGAAAATCGTGACCCGCCCAAACATCTAAGGCATAAGCAACCCCAATCCCGGCGAGTAATAACACCCAAATTTGGGAAATGACTTGCGGGACGGCGATCGCCCCGGAGGGAATGGGACGATAGGGTTCATTAATCGCATCTAAATCGCGATCGTAAAAATCATTAATGGTTTGAGTGTAGCCTGCTAGTAAAGGACCAGACATCAACATACAAGCAGCAGCAATTAAAATGTGCTCTAACTTCCATTCGTAGTTCCCGGAAGCAGCGGCCCCACAGACGACCCCCCAGATCAAGGGAATCCAGGTAATTGGTTTCATCAATTGCAGGCGAATCTTCCAAATCGATGTCTCTTTGACATCCGCCCCTTTCATCCCCAACATCTGCCGAGTTCTAGCATTGCGGTTGGATGACTCAGGGGAAGCACTTGGAATGGGTGTTGCTGAAGTAGCAGCCTCTGGAGGTGGCACGCGATCGGGAGAGTTGGACAGATTGGACTCAGATGTAGGGGGGTTAGACATATCAGACTTGGGAGAGTTTCGGTTCGTTAAATAATCAGTCTAATTGATTATGGGATAACGACTCCCCAGCAGCAAGGCGATCTCTTGAACCTCTCTGCATTTTTCAAATCATCAAACCCGACAATCTCAACCCCATAACGAACTCGCCCGTCAGATGTCTCCAGTCCAACCGGAACCCATCCAACGGGCGATCGCACCGTTTAAAACCAATTAAACTGAATTAAAACGAAATAACTAAAAATTGCTGCTGAAACTTCGCCCCTTTAACGGCTTTCCCCTTTAACTCCGGAGGCAAGGAAATATTACGCCGTTGGTCCCCCGCTTCAATGGTCACTTCTGGGCCATATTGCGTCAACTTGACTTGTTTTTTGTCAAACCCGGGCAAAAATAGCTTCACTTGACTATTCACCCGGTCCACTTCAATCGGTTGGGGGACGCCTTCTGGTTTTTTGAAATCTGGCAAAGCATCCATCAGAGGTTCCCAGTCGTTCCCCTCCATCTGAGGAATGGAAGTCACCGGCAGGGGTGCAAATTGTTCCACCACTTCATCGGTAACTGGGGTTAAATTACAAATCAATCCGCCAATGGTGAGCCCCGCTTGTTGGGCACTCCCCCAAAGATAGCGACTGGTTTCCACCGCAAGGCGATCGCCTGTCGTCACCAAGTAAGCAATCACCCGATTGGGGTCACCCACGGATTGTTTCCCCTTTTCCAATAAATCCGTCGCTTGTTCTGCCGGTTTACCCCCAACATTATCCAGGGACCAGCCGGTATTAAACACCGTACTGGTGACAGGTTGCACAAAGGGCGACAGGGCTTTCCCCAGTTCCGATTCCGCCAACACTCCTCGGAAGCGGCGAATATACCAGCTTAAAATCTCAGGGATTCCCAGCATCCGCAGAGTATCTTTATCCCCTCTGCCGTCGTAAACGATTACATCATATTGATTGCTGGCATCATACTCGCGCAGGGCATTCAGTGCCAGGGCGCTATCCATCCCCGGCAATACCCCCAATTCTTCGCCATAAACTTCTTTAAAAAACGGAGTCCGAAGATATTCCGCTTCCAAATCTTTCACTTGCTGCCAACTCCGTTGCAGCAGTACCGCTGATTCTAGCTGTACTGCTTTGAGGTTAGCGCCGATTTCTATGGGATCGCAGGTGACGGTCGCACCGACGAGTAAACTAAAAGCGGGACTGCTATCCTGGCCGACGAGCAACACGCGCTTACCTTGAGATGCAAATCTTTTAGCAGCGGCGATCGCCACGGTCGTTCTTCCAGTCCCACCTTTTCCTAAAAAGGTCAAAATTAAGGCCATTTGTTTCTGTTTTGAGCCACTCGAACCTTTCTTATGTTAATGGTCAATCGCGGGAGTGACAGGTTGGTTTCCCCTCTGTTCTCACCGCGATCGCCCCCCTTACAGGGCTTGGACTTCATCCTCAAAGAACCAGGTGGTGATTCCGCTGTCTAACTGCACCACCACTCCAACGCCGCTGCCATCCGTCATTCTAAAATCCTTGATTGTGCCGACGGGATTGGTTTTAATTTTGGCAACCGCATCAGCGGACAATCTTTCTCTGAGGCGGGTAACTTTGACCTTTTGACCGATTTTCATTTGAAATCCTGTGGGTTTCTTCTGATTGAACCATTCCACAGTTTATCAGTGCTTGCCGCTGATTATGAAGCCTTTGGACAAAGGTTGAGGGAGGAATTTTCTACCTTACTCCGTTGCTCCTTCAGTCTTCATCTAGTCCCCTAACCGAACTCATCATGCTTGCCAAACGAATCTTACCCTGTTTAGATGTCAAAGCCGGTCGTGTTGTCAAGGGAATCAACTTTGTCAACCTCAAAGATGCCGGAGACCCTGTAGAACTGGCTCAGGTTTACAATGAAGCCGGTGCCGATGAGTTGGTGTTTCTGGATATTACGGCCACTCATGAAGACCGGGATATTATTTTTGATGTGGTTTACCGCACTGCCGAACAAGTTTTTATCCCTCTGACTGTCGGGGGCGGGATCCAATCCTTAGAAACAATTAAAAAATTGTTAAGAGCAGGGGCCGATAAAGTCAGTATCAATTCCGCCGCCGTGCGCAACCCTGATTTTATTAATGAAGCCAGCGATCGCTTTGGAAATCAATGTATTGTCGTGGCGATCGATGCCCGTCGCCGCACGGATCCAGAAAATCCCGGGTGGGATGTCTATGTGCGCGGGGGTCGCGAAAATACCGGCCTCGATGCGATCGCCTGGGCAAAAGAAGTTGAACAACGCGGATGTGGAGAATTACTCGTCACCAGTATGGATGCCGACGGCACGCAAGCGGGTTATGACTTAGAACTGACTCGCACCATCGCCCAACAAGTCCAAATTCCCGTGATTGCTTCCGGGGGTGCCGGAAACTGCCAACATATTTATGAGGCCCTCACCACCGGCCAATCAGAAGCGGCCCTGCTGGCCTCTTTATTACATTACGGCCAACTCAGTGTTTCTGAGATTAAAACCTACCTCGCCGAACGACAAGTCCCCATCCGTCAATTGTAAAGGGGAGTCCGAACTGTTTTAAACTCCAGTGGGCAGCGCCTACCTGAAAGCCTCCAGAAGCTGCGATCGGGCCTTCTGACTTTATCCTGAAGAGGAGCAGCACCTAGGCATTAATTCCTCCTTAATTCTTTGCCTTCTCTCGGAAGTATGAATATTGTCTTAAGGTTTCCGATGTAACCGGCCCTGTCTGTCCCTGTTAATTGACATCTAATCCATATCCAGCATCGATTTTTGTTCACCCTCCTCTTAAATGAATAGGAGGGTGATTTTTTCGGTCGCTCTACCCACTTAATCTGAGAGGATGTTAAAATATGTAAAGTAATGGGGGAATATATGTAAAGTTATGATTCTGATCCTCATAATCGTCATAGCTTTGGTGGCCTGGTCCCTGCACCTGATGCAGCAAGCCGTCGATAAAAGTGAATTTTCGCTGATGCTGGCAGGGACCTTGGTCGCAATGGCTGCGGCAGCAATGATGGCCGTCTATTTCCTAATGGGCGACTATATGCTGTATGTCCGAGAAATGGCGAATCGAGGAGTGGTAGAGTCTTATTACACTTCCACCAGCGCCGTGAGTGTTAATCCTTGGATAGAACCGGGGACGATAGAGTATTATGAAACGAGCGATCGCGCCCCAGGGCTGCCATAGTTCTAACCTTTCAGGGACGCTTAAGAGGGCTAATATGGGATGAAATTGCTTCCCGGCAAGGATTAGCAGATTCTTGCAAAAAAATTGAAAAATTTTGGGTTAACCTAGTTGACAAATTAATCGGGTTCGTGCCAATATAATAAAGCGCTGAACGGGGCTATAGCTCAGTTGGTAGAGCACCTCAATGGCATTGAGGGGGCCAGCGGTTCGAGTCCGCTTAGCTCCATATAAATCAGAAAGAGGGACACAGTAATACTGTGTCCCTCTTTTTTTGCATCGGGGACCGACAACCTCTCTCTGTTCTTATCTTAATTTGGGCGCTTTGATACTCCATACGGTATTTAAAGGTCTATAAAAAGGGATTGTAGGGGCGCAATGCTTGCGCCCCAGGGGCGCAAGCATTGCGCCCCTACACATACAGATTGATGCCGGTTGTTTTTATAGACTTATCAGTACCGGATTCCGTATGAGAATCAAAAATCCCCCTAAATTTAGCAAGAACCAGAGGCACTACAGTCTCGATTGTCCCCAGTGATTAAGCAATCCTAGGAGGCGATCGCACCCGTAGATCCGCCACAGAAACCTCGGCAAAACAGAACAAGATTCCTCACCAACCGAGATCCAGGGAAAACCTTGATTCTCGCGATCCCTATCACCCTCTGTTTACCCCAATCGCGATCCCCAATCCCCACGGGCCGTAATTATACTGAATTTAATCCGGCGATCGCTCCTAGCTCCCAGAGTTTACTCAGTCTTAATACTCATGCCAAAAGGCATATCAAATTTTCACAATAAAACTGTTACAATTTATACTAAATTTACAATTTACAGAGATTTTTCGGTTAGGCTACGAATAACAAGGAAATTAATCACAGCGTACTGACATCCCGCGCCACTCCAGCCGCAAATCATCTGGCGGAAACCGGGCACGGGATCACCGAGTTGATCCGCCCTTCATTCCCCAAACTATAAATTTATGGTTTTATCAACGCCGTTAACAGAACTTGCTCCCTCTCCGGCTTACATTTGTCCCCATGACCGTGCCTGCACCTACTTGGGACAAGCCGCCCTTGCCTTAGAAATGGATCCGAACATCTTGCGGATTCTCGAACAACCCCGCAAAGTCGTCACCGTCTCCATTCCCGTCCTTTTAGATAATGGCGAAGTCCAAGTCCTCGCCGGACATCGAGTCCAACATTGTGATGTTCTTGGACCCTATAAAGGGGGTACTCGCTATCATCCCGCCGTCACCTTACAGGAATTATCCGCCTTAGCCATGCTGATGACCTGGAAATGTGCCCTAGTCGGAATTCCCTACGGAGGGGCCAAAGGTGGGATTGCGATCGACCCCCATCGTTACTCCGTTCGCGAATTAGAACGAATTACTCGACGCTACACCAGCGAACTGATTAAAGATATTGGACCGGCGATCGATATTCCCGCCCCCGATATTGGCACCTCTTCCCAAGAAATGGCCTGGATGATGGATACCTATTCCATGAATGTCGGTCATGCCGTCCCCGGAGTCGTCACGGGAAAACCGCTATCCATCGGCGGATCCAAAGGTCGGGCGATGGCAACAGGACGGGGTGTGATGATTACGGTCCGGGAAGCTTTAATCGAACGGGGACAAACCTTATCCCAAGTCCGGATTGCGATTCAAGGGTTTGGTAAAGTGGGTGCCGCAGCAGCAGCCTTACTCCATGAAGCCGGGGCCAAAATTATCGCTGTTTCTGATGTTTCCGGTGCTTTCTTTGCCGAAAACGGTTTAGATATTCCCGCATTGGAAGGATATGCTCGGGAGCACAAAGGCAGCTTGAGAGGATTTCCCGATGCAGAACTCATTACTAACGCCGAATTATTGGCCCTCCCCTGTGATGTGCTGATTCCCGCAGCCCTAGAAGACCAGATTACCGAGGAAAATGCCGATCAGGTCCAAGCTCAAATCGTGGCGGAAGCGGCTAATGCCCCGGTCACCTTAATGGGCGATCGCCTCCTAGAAGCGCGAGGGGTCACCGTCCTCCCGGATATCTTAGCCAACGCCGGAGGCGTGGTGGTCAGTTATCTGGAATGGGTCCAAGGTCAATCCTACGTCTTTTGGGATGAGGAACGGGTCAACCGCGAAATGGAAGGGTTGATGGTGCAAGCCTATCAGCGAGTCAGCGAACTGGCCCAAAACCGTCAGATTCCCTTCCGACAAGCGGCCTATATGTTGGGAGTCGGGCGCGTCGCTGAGGCTTTAGGCGATCGCGGTCTGTATCCATAACCCTTGGCAAGGGGGCGATCGCATATCCTCTGACATCAGGAACGAT contains these protein-coding regions:
- the hisF gene encoding imidazole glycerol phosphate synthase subunit HisF, with product MLAKRILPCLDVKAGRVVKGINFVNLKDAGDPVELAQVYNEAGADELVFLDITATHEDRDIIFDVVYRTAEQVFIPLTVGGGIQSLETIKKLLRAGADKVSINSAAVRNPDFINEASDRFGNQCIVVAIDARRRTDPENPGWDVYVRGGRENTGLDAIAWAKEVEQRGCGELLVTSMDADGTQAGYDLELTRTIAQQVQIPVIASGGAGNCQHIYEALTTGQSEAALLASLLHYGQLSVSEIKTYLAERQVPIRQL
- a CDS encoding Get3/ArsA fold putative tail anchor-mediating ATPase NosAFP gives rise to the protein MALILTFLGKGGTGRTTVAIAAAKRFASQGKRVLLVGQDSSPAFSLLVGATVTCDPIEIGANLKAVQLESAVLLQRSWQQVKDLEAEYLRTPFFKEVYGEELGVLPGMDSALALNALREYDASNQYDVIVYDGRGDKDTLRMLGIPEILSWYIRRFRGVLAESELGKALSPFVQPVTSTVFNTGWSLDNVGGKPAEQATDLLEKGKQSVGDPNRVIAYLVTTGDRLAVETSRYLWGSAQQAGLTIGGLICNLTPVTDEVVEQFAPLPVTSIPQMEGNDWEPLMDALPDFKKPEGVPQPIEVDRVNSQVKLFLPGFDKKQVKLTQYGPEVTIEAGDQRRNISLPPELKGKAVKGAKFQQQFLVISF
- the petP gene encoding cytochrome b6f subunit PetP; this translates as MKIGQKVKVTRLRERLSADAVAKIKTNPVGTIKDFRMTDGSGVGVVVQLDSGITTWFFEDEVQAL
- the chlG gene encoding chlorophyll synthase ChlG is translated as MSNPPTSESNLSNSPDRVPPPEAATSATPIPSASPESSNRNARTRQMLGMKGADVKETSIWKIRLQLMKPITWIPLIWGVVCGAAASGNYEWKLEHILIAAACMLMSGPLLAGYTQTINDFYDRDLDAINEPYRPIPSGAIAVPQVISQIWVLLLAGIGVAYALDVWAGHDFPTITVLAVAGSFVSYIYSAPPLKLKKNGWLGNYALGASYIALPWWAGQALFGEIGPKIMVITLIYSMAGLGIAIVNDFKSVEGDKQLGLQSLPVMFGVGTAAWICVLMIDIFQLGIAGYLISIHQNLYAAILILLVIPQITFQDMYFLRNPLENDVKYQASAQPFLVLGMLVTALAIGHANII
- a CDS encoding Glu/Leu/Phe/Val family dehydrogenase, encoding MVLSTPLTELAPSPAYICPHDRACTYLGQAALALEMDPNILRILEQPRKVVTVSIPVLLDNGEVQVLAGHRVQHCDVLGPYKGGTRYHPAVTLQELSALAMLMTWKCALVGIPYGGAKGGIAIDPHRYSVRELERITRRYTSELIKDIGPAIDIPAPDIGTSSQEMAWMMDTYSMNVGHAVPGVVTGKPLSIGGSKGRAMATGRGVMITVREALIERGQTLSQVRIAIQGFGKVGAAAAALLHEAGAKIIAVSDVSGAFFAENGLDIPALEGYAREHKGSLRGFPDAELITNAELLALPCDVLIPAALEDQITEENADQVQAQIVAEAANAPVTLMGDRLLEARGVTVLPDILANAGGVVVSYLEWVQGQSYVFWDEERVNREMEGLMVQAYQRVSELAQNRQIPFRQAAYMLGVGRVAEALGDRGLYP